A stretch of the Chloroflexota bacterium genome encodes the following:
- a CDS encoding UbiD family decarboxylase: MRQLEPAKERQVKDFRTFLIDYEEAFPDQVIHIHQEVSAQWEAAAIAVKTQKEMREPPVLVFHKVRTVDGALSPWPVVMNVFATRKRCAYAVGLDCERLGREMHERREERVKPIVVSREDAPVKEVVKTGEAINVRELPGLVHAGWDPGPYIPMGFLTTYDPDSGIDNCALQRGWLYGPQEIRVFPNASSHNAMNLKKYEDRGEDMRVAYWIGHHPAMYLGAGVKLRYPESHWDATGGLIGEPLRLVPSETLGDDFLVPADAEFVIEGVIPRGERRPEGPFGEYTRYYGGQRLNPYMRVTCVTHRRNPHWFSEIIGGMDEGAGLGALRREGAVYEVVSRCVPQVLNVYRPPSSPPHMYVQMRKTHDSQPRSAILATLAAANGSIKHVFVFDEDVDIFDEQEVLWAIGSRTDWSRDVIVVPTMPATSLDPTATGYATGTSAGLDCTKPCAPAVYEQRAFVPPEVMNRVNLADFLPPAARR; the protein is encoded by the coding sequence ATGCGACAGTTGGAGCCAGCGAAGGAGCGACAGGTGAAGGACTTCCGCACCTTTCTCATCGACTACGAAGAGGCGTTCCCGGACCAGGTCATCCACATTCACCAGGAAGTGAGCGCGCAGTGGGAGGCCGCGGCCATCGCGGTGAAGACGCAGAAAGAGATGCGGGAGCCTCCCGTCCTCGTCTTTCACAAGGTCCGCACTGTCGACGGGGCGCTCTCGCCGTGGCCGGTGGTCATGAACGTGTTCGCCACCCGAAAGCGATGCGCGTACGCGGTCGGGCTGGACTGCGAGCGGCTTGGGCGCGAGATGCACGAACGGCGCGAGGAACGAGTCAAGCCCATCGTGGTCAGCCGAGAAGATGCACCGGTGAAGGAGGTTGTGAAGACCGGCGAAGCCATCAACGTGCGCGAGCTGCCGGGGCTCGTTCACGCCGGATGGGACCCGGGCCCGTACATTCCCATGGGCTTCCTCACGACCTACGATCCGGACTCTGGCATCGACAACTGCGCGCTCCAACGGGGCTGGCTCTACGGCCCACAGGAGATCCGAGTCTTCCCCAACGCCTCGAGCCACAACGCGATGAACCTGAAAAAGTACGAGGACCGGGGTGAGGACATGCGGGTGGCCTACTGGATCGGCCACCATCCGGCTATGTATCTCGGGGCAGGCGTCAAGCTCCGCTATCCCGAGAGTCACTGGGACGCGACCGGCGGGCTCATCGGCGAGCCTCTCCGCCTCGTACCGTCAGAGACGCTGGGCGACGATTTCCTCGTGCCCGCCGACGCTGAGTTCGTGATCGAGGGAGTCATCCCGCGCGGCGAACGGCGGCCTGAGGGACCGTTCGGCGAGTACACCCGGTACTACGGCGGCCAGCGCCTCAACCCCTATATGAGAGTCACCTGCGTGACGCATCGGCGGAACCCGCACTGGTTCTCAGAGATCATCGGCGGCATGGACGAGGGCGCCGGGCTCGGCGCGCTCCGCCGCGAGGGCGCCGTTTATGAAGTCGTGAGCCGCTGCGTTCCGCAGGTGCTCAACGTGTATCGCCCGCCTTCGTCGCCGCCGCACATGTACGTCCAAATGCGCAAGACCCACGATTCGCAGCCCCGCTCGGCCATCCTGGCCACCCTCGCGGCGGCAAACGGGTCGATCAAGCACGTATTCGTGTTCGACGAAGACGTCGACATCTTCGACGAGCAAGAGGTGCTCTGGGCAATCGGCAGCCGCACCGATTGGTCGCGCGACGTCATCGTCGTACCGACCATGCCAGCCACGTCCCTCGACCCCACCGCGACCGGCTACGCGACCGGCACCAGCGCGGGGCTCGACTGCACCAAACCGTGCGCGCCGGCCGTTTACGAGCAGCGAGCGTTCGTGCCGCCCGAGGTTATGAACCGCGTCAACCTGGCAGACTTCCTGCCGCCGGCCGCCCGCCGATAG
- a CDS encoding M1 family aminopeptidase yields MAIGNKKDFRLAKDVRPSHYALHFELDLETWDVSGREQIDLVLDRPSHSVTLHSDGLDITAVRLAGGPDWTGVEYDAEAETATLRFADEISAGEHALAIEWRGEIRDALRGLYRATHGGQRYASTQFEPTDARRAFPCFDEPEFKARFTLELVHDPALTAVANAPIQRSERLPDGRQLTCFAPLPKISTYLVAFTVGPYASTDEARTRTGLPVRVWLPPGLVDKGTYARDSHVRSVQWLEEYTDIPYPYQKLDAIGVPDFEAGAMENPGAITYRTQLLAADPSTASTAALKRTFSVISHELTHMWWGDLVTMAWWNDLWLNESFASFVGEKTTAALNPDWGYGRDIAAEATPAYNLDQLVSTHPISMEVRNAEEAAQRFDAITYLKGQAVLRMIESFIGEEAFRDGVRAYLRRHAESNATADDFWRALDEASGRDVSAIANAWIREPGHPLVSCTVQASGDGLDVALHQTRFFADPAAQPTTQRWLVPVVFKYGTRDGIHEHRILMDGERARVQLPGATWYHPNAGARGFYRYAMDDRSLELLAGSIRQLDAGERLMLVDNQWALTRAGKAPLRQLFGLFEALRGEEDRAVLDAIAGPIGWLFTHAVDDQDRPAFQRFVRGFFTPVFEALGWDPRPSDTTEDREKRASAISMLGRVAGDAEVLAEARRRVDAHLDGRSRLDPDVAAAAIRVAAAGGDASLYERFVERMRTSAASDAQEEQRFRDGLTAFEAPSIVARTAEGCFTGLIRTQDLGLMLASLLGARHARATAWPIVRDRWDSDIAPLEALLKGRIINGIAQLTPRPLASEADGFLRAKEASDTHEITQQALERLRLDSASAERLAAQLGEALARR; encoded by the coding sequence ATGGCGATTGGCAACAAGAAGGATTTTCGCCTGGCCAAGGACGTGCGCCCGTCGCACTACGCGCTCCACTTCGAGCTGGACCTCGAAACCTGGGATGTGAGCGGGCGCGAGCAGATCGACCTCGTCCTCGACCGCCCGTCCCATTCGGTCACGCTCCACAGCGATGGCCTCGACATCACCGCCGTTCGCCTGGCGGGCGGACCCGACTGGACCGGCGTCGAGTACGACGCCGAGGCCGAGACAGCGACCTTGCGCTTCGCCGATGAGATTTCCGCGGGCGAGCATGCCCTCGCCATCGAGTGGCGAGGCGAGATCCGGGACGCGCTGCGCGGCCTTTACCGCGCGACCCACGGTGGTCAGCGCTACGCGTCGACCCAGTTCGAGCCCACGGACGCGCGGCGGGCCTTTCCCTGCTTCGACGAGCCCGAGTTCAAGGCCCGGTTCACCCTGGAGCTGGTGCACGATCCAGCCCTCACGGCCGTCGCCAACGCGCCGATCCAGCGCTCCGAACGGCTCCCGGACGGTCGCCAGCTCACCTGCTTCGCGCCGCTGCCGAAGATCTCGACCTATCTCGTCGCCTTCACCGTTGGCCCCTATGCCAGCACCGACGAGGCGCGCACGCGCACCGGGCTGCCGGTACGCGTGTGGCTGCCGCCAGGGCTCGTGGACAAAGGCACGTACGCCCGCGACAGCCACGTCCGGTCCGTCCAGTGGCTGGAGGAGTACACCGACATCCCCTACCCGTATCAAAAGCTAGACGCCATCGGGGTTCCCGATTTCGAGGCCGGCGCGATGGAGAACCCCGGCGCGATCACCTATCGCACGCAGCTCCTCGCGGCAGACCCATCGACGGCATCGACAGCGGCGTTGAAGCGGACGTTCAGCGTCATCTCCCACGAGCTGACCCACATGTGGTGGGGGGATTTGGTGACGATGGCGTGGTGGAACGATCTCTGGTTGAACGAATCGTTCGCGTCGTTCGTGGGTGAAAAGACCACGGCGGCCCTGAACCCAGACTGGGGGTACGGCCGCGACATCGCTGCCGAGGCCACGCCGGCGTACAACCTCGACCAGCTCGTATCGACCCACCCGATCTCGATGGAAGTCCGCAATGCCGAAGAGGCTGCCCAGCGGTTCGATGCCATCACCTACCTCAAGGGTCAGGCCGTGCTGCGCATGATCGAGAGCTTCATCGGCGAGGAAGCCTTCCGCGACGGCGTACGCGCGTACCTCCGCCGCCACGCCGAGTCGAACGCCACGGCCGACGACTTCTGGCGAGCGCTGGACGAAGCCTCAGGCCGCGACGTCTCGGCTATCGCCAACGCGTGGATCCGCGAGCCGGGCCACCCGCTGGTCTCGTGCACCGTGCAAGCAAGTGGGGATGGGCTGGACGTCGCGCTCCACCAAACGCGGTTCTTCGCCGATCCGGCGGCGCAGCCCACAACGCAGCGGTGGCTCGTCCCCGTCGTCTTCAAATATGGGACGCGCGATGGGATTCACGAACACCGGATCCTCATGGACGGCGAGCGTGCGCGCGTGCAGCTTCCCGGCGCGACCTGGTACCACCCGAACGCCGGCGCCCGTGGCTTCTATCGCTACGCCATGGACGACCGGTCGCTCGAGCTGCTCGCCGGCTCGATTCGCCAGCTCGACGCGGGGGAGCGGCTGATGCTGGTCGACAACCAATGGGCCCTCACCCGCGCCGGCAAGGCGCCCTTGCGCCAGCTTTTCGGGCTCTTCGAGGCGCTGCGAGGCGAGGAGGATCGCGCGGTGCTCGACGCCATCGCCGGCCCCATCGGCTGGCTCTTCACCCACGCGGTCGACGACCAGGACCGCCCCGCCTTCCAGCGCTTCGTACGAGGGTTTTTCACCCCCGTTTTCGAAGCGCTGGGATGGGACCCGCGGCCGTCGGACACCACGGAAGATCGCGAGAAGCGCGCCTCGGCCATCAGCATGCTTGGCCGTGTCGCGGGCGACGCCGAAGTCCTCGCGGAGGCTCGTCGACGCGTAGATGCCCACCTGGACGGTCGCTCGCGGCTCGACCCTGACGTCGCCGCGGCGGCCATTCGCGTTGCCGCGGCGGGTGGCGACGCCAGCCTGTACGAGCGGTTCGTCGAGCGGATGCGCACGTCCGCCGCGTCCGACGCGCAGGAAGAGCAACGTTTCCGTGACGGCCTCACCGCGTTCGAGGCCCCGAGCATCGTCGCGCGCACGGCGGAGGGCTGCTTCACCGGGCTCATTCGCACGCAGGACCTGGGGCTCATGCTCGCGAGCCTCCTCGGGGCTCGGCACGCGCGGGCGACGGCGTGGCCCATCGTGCGAGACCGGTGGGACTCGGACATCGCCCCGCTCGAGGCGCTCCTGAAAGGGCGGATCATCAACGGCATCGCGCAGCTGACGCCGCGGCCGCTGGCGTCCGAAGCGGACGGGTTCCTCCGCGCGAAGGAGGCGTCCGACACCCACGAGATCACGCAGCAAGCGCTGGAGCGGCTGCGGCTGGACTCAGCGTCCGCGGAACGGCTCGCGGCGCAACTGGGCGAGGCTCTCGCGCGGCGTTAG
- a CDS encoding response regulator, with translation MAETESPRAKILIVDDVPANIRMLEGILEPRGYAISTATNGREALDRITSDMPDLVLTDIVMPIMDGYDLCRKLRSAETTRLLPVIMITASGEQEKLNTIDAGADDFIVKPLNRAELLARVRSLLRVKDYQDQLKAKSLELAEINRTLEQRVTEQVTELERLNQLRRFLSPPLAEAIMSANDQSLLEDHRRHIAVVFADLRGFTAFSETAEPEELMAVLREYHEAAGAQVRLFEGTVGFFAGDGLMVFFNDPVPCPDPAARAVRMAVGMRRELQALAASWHKREYDLGFGAGIAMGYATLGKVGFEGRFDYTAIGSVVNQASRLCAEAGPGQILITQRVLTDVEQLVNCEHVGDFELKGFHRSVSAYNVVGALDPTAEIVPT, from the coding sequence ATGGCCGAGACGGAATCACCTCGGGCGAAGATTCTCATCGTCGACGACGTTCCCGCCAACATCCGCATGCTGGAGGGGATTCTCGAGCCCCGCGGCTACGCGATCTCGACGGCGACCAACGGACGAGAGGCGCTCGACCGTATCACGAGCGATATGCCCGACCTGGTCCTCACCGACATCGTCATGCCCATCATGGACGGGTACGACCTGTGTCGGAAGCTGCGCAGTGCTGAGACGACCCGTCTGCTTCCCGTCATCATGATCACGGCCAGCGGCGAGCAGGAGAAGCTGAACACGATCGATGCCGGCGCGGATGACTTCATCGTCAAGCCCCTCAACCGCGCCGAGCTGCTCGCCCGGGTCCGCTCGTTGCTGCGGGTCAAGGACTATCAGGACCAGCTCAAGGCGAAGAGCCTGGAGCTGGCCGAGATCAATCGAACGCTGGAGCAGCGGGTGACCGAGCAAGTCACGGAGCTGGAGCGGCTGAATCAGCTTCGCCGCTTCCTCTCGCCACCGTTAGCCGAAGCGATCATGAGCGCGAATGACCAATCGCTCTTGGAGGACCATCGCCGGCACATCGCCGTCGTCTTCGCGGACCTGCGCGGGTTCACCGCCTTCTCCGAGACCGCGGAGCCGGAGGAGCTGATGGCCGTGCTGCGGGAATACCACGAGGCGGCGGGGGCGCAGGTTCGTCTCTTCGAGGGCACGGTGGGATTTTTCGCCGGCGATGGACTGATGGTGTTCTTCAACGATCCAGTGCCCTGTCCGGATCCCGCCGCGCGGGCCGTTCGTATGGCCGTCGGAATGCGACGGGAGCTGCAAGCGCTGGCGGCCTCGTGGCACAAGCGCGAATACGATCTCGGTTTCGGCGCGGGCATTGCCATGGGGTACGCCACCCTGGGCAAGGTGGGCTTCGAGGGCCGCTTCGACTACACGGCTATCGGCTCAGTGGTGAACCAGGCATCGCGCCTCTGCGCGGAGGCCGGCCCCGGGCAGATTCTGATCACCCAGCGCGTGCTCACCGACGTGGAACAGCTCGTGAACTGCGAGCATGTGGGCGACTTCGAGCTGAAGGGCTTTCACCGGAGCGTATCGGCGTACAACGTGGTCGGCGCGCTGGATCCGACGGCAGAAATCGTTCCCACCTGA
- a CDS encoding ATP-binding protein: MAITIPSLTVVAMLLTAAALMWNGTRAQVEQDAVVVSAAVAQLTDEADVASYLNNVVATGAVTAIRVVDADATTTAMSGPQASLSPLSDSDARSLNDAITRRAPVSRFDGGTVKAAAPLLSVRGEPLGAVLATLSLGRVAAAFVHQVELAGGPTVLMIIVGGVVSLFVARFLSEPVVRIGKAGEALDAYTFKPDSVNDLAKRPNEIGTLARILQRMGTTEAGWRRSLEALRQSRDELDRRVQDRTRDLAEKSRQLELANQHKSEFLANMSHELRTPLNAIIGFSELLLEKSFGQLNEKQEVYLRDVLNSGNHLLALINDILDLAKVEAGKMELDRTSFSVVEALQSALSIVRERAANHAITLSMNVSPQVDLVEADERKFKQIMFNLLSNAVKFTPDAGAITVEAQPDGDYLRISVRDTGVGIAEADQPRVFEEFQQVGTSSHVKHEGTGLGLPLAKHFVELHGGVMWLESQLGKGSTFSFTLPLVRRASVDEPAVAVEPPPLARDVTKEVARETHPGSHLVLIVDDDERNVRLARDALEVHGFRTLAAETAEDGIALTRRHLPDLVLMDIQLPGMNGIAAVMHLRADRATADVKVVALTAFAMKDEQERIASAGFDGYLTKPLNIKEFPVQVRELCSSPRPVG; the protein is encoded by the coding sequence ATGGCGATTACCATCCCCTCGCTCACGGTCGTCGCCATGCTGCTCACCGCGGCCGCCCTCATGTGGAACGGGACGAGAGCCCAGGTCGAGCAGGACGCCGTCGTGGTGTCGGCGGCGGTCGCGCAGCTCACGGACGAGGCGGACGTGGCGAGCTACCTGAATAACGTCGTGGCGACCGGTGCGGTGACCGCGATTCGCGTGGTGGACGCCGACGCCACCACGACCGCGATGAGCGGGCCACAGGCGAGCCTCAGCCCCCTGAGCGACTCGGATGCCCGGAGTCTCAACGACGCGATCACGCGTCGGGCGCCGGTGAGCCGGTTCGATGGCGGCACTGTCAAGGCGGCGGCGCCGCTGCTGAGCGTCCGAGGGGAGCCGCTGGGGGCCGTGCTCGCGACCCTTTCGCTGGGCCGCGTGGCCGCGGCCTTCGTCCACCAGGTCGAGCTGGCCGGCGGGCCGACGGTCCTCATGATTATCGTCGGCGGCGTCGTCTCGCTCTTCGTGGCCCGGTTCCTCAGCGAGCCCGTCGTCCGAATCGGGAAGGCCGGAGAGGCGCTGGACGCGTACACGTTCAAGCCTGACAGCGTGAACGATCTCGCCAAGCGGCCCAACGAGATCGGCACCCTCGCGCGGATTCTCCAGCGCATGGGCACGACCGAGGCGGGATGGCGTCGCTCCCTCGAGGCGCTTCGGCAATCTCGCGACGAGCTGGACCGCCGCGTGCAGGACCGCACGCGGGACCTCGCCGAAAAGAGCCGCCAGCTCGAGCTGGCGAACCAGCACAAGTCGGAATTTCTCGCCAACATGTCCCACGAGCTTCGCACGCCGCTGAACGCCATCATTGGATTCTCGGAGCTGTTGCTCGAGAAGAGCTTCGGCCAGCTCAATGAGAAGCAAGAAGTCTATCTTCGCGACGTGCTGAACTCGGGAAATCACCTCCTCGCGTTGATCAACGACATCCTCGACCTGGCCAAGGTCGAGGCGGGCAAGATGGAGCTGGATCGGACGTCATTTTCGGTGGTGGAGGCGCTCCAATCCGCGCTGTCGATCGTGCGCGAGCGCGCCGCCAACCACGCCATCACCCTGTCGATGAACGTCTCGCCCCAAGTGGACCTCGTCGAGGCCGACGAGCGCAAGTTCAAGCAGATCATGTTCAACCTCCTCTCCAACGCCGTGAAATTCACTCCGGACGCCGGGGCCATCACAGTCGAAGCGCAACCGGACGGGGACTATCTCCGGATCTCCGTCAGGGACACCGGCGTGGGAATCGCGGAAGCCGATCAGCCGCGGGTCTTTGAAGAATTCCAGCAGGTCGGCACCTCCTCACACGTCAAGCACGAGGGGACCGGTCTCGGCCTTCCGCTGGCGAAGCACTTCGTCGAGCTCCATGGGGGCGTGATGTGGCTGGAAAGCCAGCTCGGCAAAGGCAGCACGTTCTCGTTCACCCTGCCCCTCGTCCGTCGGGCGTCGGTGGACGAGCCAGCGGTTGCCGTGGAGCCTCCTCCGCTTGCGCGAGATGTCACCAAAGAGGTCGCCCGGGAAACGCACCCGGGGTCGCACCTCGTCTTGATCGTCGACGACGATGAGCGGAACGTGCGCCTGGCGCGCGACGCACTCGAGGTGCATGGCTTCCGCACGCTGGCCGCCGAGACCGCCGAAGACGGGATCGCCCTCACGCGGAGGCACCTGCCCGATCTGGTGCTCATGGACATCCAGCTCCCGGGGATGAACGGCATCGCCGCGGTCATGCACCTCAGGGCCGATCGCGCGACGGCGGACGTCAAGGTCGTCGCCCTAACCGCCTTTGCCATGAAGGACGAGCAGGAGCGGATCGCCTCCGCAGGCTTTGACGGGTATCTCACGAAGCCGCTGAACATCAAGGAGTTCCCGGTTCAGGTCCGAGAGCTGTGCAGCAGCCCGCGGCCGGTCGGATGA
- a CDS encoding class I SAM-dependent methyltransferase: MQQLTGQAYVERYGHAWNDPSLAREYVERTDRDAMQRADGFRVMVSLIPFAREGSIRVLDVGTGQGAVAALVLDAFPNARAVGLDVSEPMRDIANERMAAYGERFRYQLGDFIDGDLPAEFRSSFEAVVSSRAIHHLPAEKKRRLYAAIYGALTPGGCFLNLDGILPSDPYLRARYRDAGRILRGEPVDADPDRGSRAPTPGHYWDTVGEHLGFLRDAGFEAVDCFWKRLGMTLLGGYRRA; encoded by the coding sequence ATGCAGCAGCTCACGGGGCAGGCCTATGTGGAACGCTACGGCCACGCGTGGAACGACCCGTCCCTCGCCCGGGAATACGTGGAGCGGACCGATCGAGACGCAATGCAGCGGGCGGACGGCTTTCGGGTGATGGTGAGCCTGATCCCGTTCGCGCGAGAAGGATCCATTCGTGTCCTGGACGTGGGGACGGGTCAGGGCGCGGTCGCCGCCCTGGTGCTGGACGCGTTTCCGAACGCACGCGCCGTCGGGCTGGACGTTTCCGAGCCAATGCGCGATATCGCGAACGAGCGAATGGCGGCCTACGGAGAGCGATTTCGCTACCAGCTCGGGGATTTCATCGATGGAGATCTGCCCGCCGAGTTCCGCTCGTCGTTCGAAGCCGTGGTGTCGTCGCGGGCGATCCACCACCTGCCGGCCGAAAAGAAGCGGCGGCTTTACGCGGCGATCTACGGCGCCCTTACGCCAGGCGGCTGCTTTTTGAATCTGGACGGAATCCTCCCGAGCGACCCGTATCTGCGCGCGCGGTACCGCGACGCGGGGCGGATCCTGAGAGGGGAGCCCGTGGACGCCGACCCCGATCGGGGGAGCCGCGCGCCCACGCCTGGCCACTACTGGGACACGGTCGGCGAGCACCTCGGGTTCTTGCGGGATGCCGGCTTCGAAGCCGTCGATTGCTTCTGGAAGAGGCTTGGCATGACGCTGCTCGGAGGATATCGGCGCGCATAG
- a CDS encoding LLM class flavin-dependent oxidoreductase: MRFYMFHLMPWPYLPDDFGQTHDTAWVICENTLYDAERGHDLYNRYLDELALTDTLGFDGVCVNEHHQNAYGLMPSPNIIAACLSQRTTRVKIVILGNVLSIYDHPLRVAEEVAMLDVISGGRVVSGQVVGTGNEFFSYNVNPTYARERYHEAHDLILKAWAEPGPFAWEGKHYRFRYVNVWPRPLQRPHPPVWIPGSGSYETIDWVAKQRYTYMVLPTLAPYALRARTAELFREACQREGYTARHEQIGWGVGIYVAESDARAVEEYEPHFWYYAKNLLRNRETFNHPPGHSSVASMLGLLEARRKGRPGNFSTWEEIQKEGFVIVGSPATVRDRIKEIASHTGLGTLLPNFSVGNQPYAMTRTSMELFASEVMPALRDVNVDTPIEPALARATA; this comes from the coding sequence GTGCGCTTCTACATGTTCCACCTCATGCCGTGGCCATACTTGCCCGACGACTTCGGGCAGACGCACGATACCGCCTGGGTGATCTGCGAGAACACCCTCTACGACGCCGAGCGCGGACACGACCTCTACAACCGCTACCTGGACGAGCTCGCGCTGACCGACACCCTCGGCTTCGATGGCGTTTGTGTCAACGAGCACCACCAGAACGCGTACGGCCTGATGCCGTCGCCCAACATCATCGCGGCCTGCCTGAGTCAGCGCACCACCCGCGTCAAGATCGTCATCCTCGGCAACGTGCTCAGCATCTACGACCATCCGCTTCGGGTTGCCGAAGAGGTCGCCATGCTGGATGTGATCAGTGGCGGGCGCGTGGTCTCCGGCCAAGTCGTCGGCACGGGAAACGAGTTCTTCTCTTACAACGTCAACCCCACCTACGCGCGCGAGCGCTACCACGAGGCGCACGACCTGATCCTGAAAGCCTGGGCGGAGCCGGGCCCGTTCGCCTGGGAGGGCAAGCACTACCGGTTCCGGTACGTGAACGTCTGGCCGCGGCCCCTGCAGCGACCACACCCGCCGGTCTGGATTCCGGGCTCGGGCTCCTACGAGACGATCGACTGGGTGGCGAAGCAGCGCTATACGTACATGGTGCTGCCAACCCTCGCGCCGTACGCGCTGCGCGCACGAACGGCCGAGCTGTTTCGGGAGGCGTGCCAGCGTGAGGGCTATACGGCGCGGCACGAGCAGATTGGCTGGGGCGTGGGCATCTACGTCGCGGAGTCGGATGCGCGCGCCGTCGAGGAGTACGAGCCGCACTTCTGGTACTACGCCAAGAACCTGCTCCGAAATCGGGAGACCTTCAATCATCCCCCCGGCCACTCCTCGGTCGCATCCATGCTCGGGCTGCTCGAGGCGCGGCGCAAGGGGCGGCCGGGCAACTTCTCGACGTGGGAGGAGATTCAAAAGGAGGGCTTTGTCATCGTGGGCAGCCCCGCTACTGTCCGTGACCGGATTAAAGAGATCGCCAGCCACACCGGGCTGGGGACGCTCCTCCCCAACTTTTCCGTGGGCAACCAGCCATACGCGATGACGCGCACGAGCATGGAGCTATTCGCCAGCGAGGTCATGCCCGCGCTGCGCGACGTCAACGTCGATACCCCGATCGAGCCCGCGCTGGCACGAGCCACGGCGTGA
- a CDS encoding alpha/beta hydrolase: MTEETVREIGGYSTRLLQAGLGPDVIWLHDTLGNLWTPGHEALSRGAHVIAPTLPGFDDSTNLDGIDEPEDVVFWLLDLLSELRLDRPAVLGCGLGGWMAAELAVRYPERVGRLILVDAYGLHVDGALPADEFALPTPALRPLLFREPDGALALQWLPNVVPPERAAGVLHARVAAARLAWQFPYSPKLRGRLRRANMPSLILWGAHDGLVSTAHARAYADELPRSRSVVVESAAHYPYIEEPDRFADEVRRFIS; this comes from the coding sequence GTGACGGAGGAGACGGTCCGGGAGATCGGCGGCTACTCCACCCGGCTCCTGCAAGCGGGCCTGGGCCCCGACGTCATCTGGCTGCATGACACGCTGGGAAACCTGTGGACGCCTGGCCACGAGGCCCTCTCGCGCGGCGCGCACGTGATCGCGCCGACCCTCCCCGGATTCGACGACTCGACGAATCTCGATGGCATCGATGAGCCCGAGGACGTGGTTTTCTGGCTGCTCGATCTCCTGTCGGAGCTACGGCTCGATCGTCCGGCGGTGCTCGGTTGCGGGCTGGGCGGGTGGATGGCAGCCGAGCTGGCCGTTCGCTACCCGGAGCGCGTCGGCCGCCTGATCCTCGTCGACGCATATGGCCTCCACGTCGACGGTGCGCTGCCGGCAGACGAATTCGCGCTTCCGACTCCTGCGCTTCGCCCGCTCCTGTTCCGTGAGCCAGACGGCGCGCTGGCGCTCCAGTGGCTCCCCAATGTCGTTCCTCCGGAACGCGCGGCGGGCGTTCTCCACGCGCGTGTGGCCGCCGCGCGCCTGGCGTGGCAGTTTCCCTACTCCCCGAAGCTCCGGGGCAGGCTCCGGCGCGCGAATATGCCGTCGCTGATCCTCTGGGGCGCCCACGATGGCCTGGTGTCCACCGCGCACGCCCGCGCCTATGCGGACGAGCTGCCACGCTCGCGCAGCGTCGTGGTTGAGTCCGCGGCCCACTACCCCTACATCGAGGAACCGGACCGCTTCGCCGACGAAGTTCGGCGCTTCATCAGCTAA
- a CDS encoding nitroreductase family protein has product MTESARERIEFLRRLRSTKAFTPEPVPDAVIDDIITVGRWTGSASNRQPWEVIVVRDPEAKRKMGEWGANPAPTAAAVFLIVSNSDAAAFDEGRLAERLNLAAAAHGLGSTVATLKGDGIAAAREYFGIPPDRRSFSVVAVGHVDEAVRRARPKNPQPRKPIEQFVHWDRF; this is encoded by the coding sequence ATGACGGAGTCAGCCCGTGAGCGCATCGAATTCCTGCGGCGCCTCCGCTCGACGAAGGCGTTCACGCCGGAGCCGGTGCCGGACGCCGTCATCGACGACATCATCACGGTCGGGCGCTGGACCGGAAGCGCGAGCAACCGGCAGCCCTGGGAAGTGATCGTGGTGCGCGACCCAGAGGCCAAGCGCAAGATGGGGGAATGGGGCGCCAATCCCGCCCCGACGGCTGCCGCGGTGTTCTTGATCGTCAGCAACAGCGATGCCGCCGCCTTCGACGAAGGGCGGCTGGCGGAGCGGCTCAACCTGGCCGCGGCCGCGCACGGGCTTGGATCGACCGTCGCCACGCTGAAAGGGGACGGGATCGCCGCCGCCCGCGAGTACTTCGGGATCCCACCCGACCGACGGTCGTTTTCCGTCGTAGCGGTGGGTCACGTGGACGAGGCCGTTCGGCGCGCCCGCCCGAAGAACCCCCAGCCCCGCAAGCCCATCGAACAGTTCGTGCACTGGGACCGATTCTAG
- a CDS encoding cupin domain-containing protein codes for MEVIPVVELSNARPVPKSPVEVVNTDWNPSERNVKRLARSELLSVLLHHWDEGGEVALHHHTDGDAVWVVVEGEVTFHGADDGILARAGRTQAVLVPRNTMYWFENSGSEPLVMYRISAKVGGISEKDDRVYHKRD; via the coding sequence TTGGAGGTAATACCGGTGGTGGAGCTATCGAACGCAAGGCCAGTGCCAAAAAGCCCGGTTGAGGTCGTCAACACCGACTGGAATCCCAGTGAGCGCAACGTAAAGCGGCTGGCGCGCAGCGAGCTGCTCAGCGTCCTGCTTCACCACTGGGACGAGGGCGGAGAAGTTGCCCTTCACCACCACACCGACGGGGACGCGGTGTGGGTCGTCGTCGAAGGAGAGGTCACCTTTCACGGCGCTGATGATGGGATCCTCGCGCGAGCCGGTCGAACCCAGGCCGTGCTGGTGCCACGGAACACCATGTACTGGTTTGAGAACTCTGGCTCCGAGCCCCTCGTGATGTACCGAATATCAGCCAAGGTGGGTGGCATCAGCGAGAAGGACGACCGTGTTTACCACAAGCGGGACTGA